A stretch of the uncultured Campylobacter sp. genome encodes the following:
- the rseP gene encoding RIP metalloprotease RseP → MKGIILTAAILAVGLYAYSWHFLITVLVISFLIFFHELGHFLAARMLKVGVLKFSVGFGQSVYSKTIGGTEYAIGAIPLGGYVSLKGQEDSKPGLKNEDADSYTRLSPLGRIFILFAGPFFNFALAFFIFIALGHIGVERLAPTVGKVLENSAAASAGVQKGDKILNINGVKISEWDEISKNVNLTSTAITLERAGEIKTINLTPKIGQSVTIFGEKIEKPLIGISPSGEAVTIRNTGFSSLKFALVETVNASKLIFTGLEKLIVGVVPLKEMGGIIQITDITSKAAGIGVSTLLIIAALISVNLGVLNLLPIPALDGGHIFFNLYELIFRREMNEKVYIGLTYCGWAFLLCLMAFATFNDVMRLSGAGQ, encoded by the coding sequence TTGAAAGGAATTATACTTACCGCCGCTATCCTTGCGGTCGGGCTTTACGCGTATTCGTGGCACTTTTTGATCACGGTTTTGGTGATTAGCTTTCTTATATTTTTCCACGAGCTTGGCCACTTTCTCGCCGCTCGCATGCTAAAAGTCGGCGTTTTAAAATTTAGCGTGGGCTTTGGGCAAAGCGTCTACTCAAAAACCATCGGCGGCACCGAGTACGCAATCGGCGCGATACCCCTTGGCGGCTACGTGAGCCTAAAAGGACAAGAGGACTCCAAACCTGGGCTAAAAAACGAGGACGCCGACAGCTACACGAGACTCAGCCCTCTTGGACGCATTTTCATCCTTTTTGCCGGGCCGTTTTTTAACTTCGCTTTGGCGTTTTTTATCTTTATCGCGCTCGGACACATCGGCGTCGAAAGACTAGCGCCTACTGTGGGCAAAGTACTTGAAAACTCCGCCGCGGCAAGCGCCGGAGTGCAAAAAGGCGATAAAATTTTAAACATAAACGGCGTCAAAATCAGCGAATGGGACGAGATAAGCAAAAACGTAAATTTAACCTCCACGGCGATCACGCTCGAGCGCGCTGGCGAAATAAAAACGATAAATTTGACGCCTAAAATCGGGCAGAGCGTAACGATATTTGGCGAAAAGATAGAAAAACCGCTCATCGGCATTTCGCCTTCAGGCGAGGCCGTCACGATACGAAATACAGGCTTTAGCTCGCTCAAATTTGCGCTCGTTGAGACCGTAAACGCTTCAAAGCTCATATTTACGGGGCTTGAAAAGCTGATCGTTGGCGTCGTGCCGCTAAAAGAGATGGGCGGCATCATCCAGATCACCGACATCACCTCAAAGGCCGCAGGCATCGGCGTCTCAACCCTACTCATCATCGCCGCGCTGATCTCCGTAAATTTAGGCGTGCTAAACCTGCTGCCTATCCCGGCGCTTGACGGCGGACACATATTTTTCAACCTTTACGAGCTCATTTTCCGCCGCGAGATGAACGAAAAGGTCTATATCGGCCTCACCTACTGCGGCTGGGCGTTTTTGCTCTGCCTGATGGCGTTTGCGACCTTTAACGACGTGATGCGCCTAAGCGGAGCGGGACAATGA
- a CDS encoding YggS family pyridoxal phosphate-dependent enzyme, which translates to MKLAQILERIENARTGEAVKLIAVSKNVTTKEVLELFGQGQTSFGENRVQELKNKSEILSNLPIEWHFIGRLQSNKINHLLALKPALWQSCESVEAALAVDKRLVCELPCLLQINSAREDTKQGISPEAAETAFLQIAQECKFLKPVGVMSIGAHVEDERAIQKSFETTRKIYENLQPKGAEICSMGMSGDFELAIKCGSNMIRLGSILYS; encoded by the coding sequence ATGAAGCTCGCGCAAATTTTAGAACGCATCGAAAATGCGCGTACCGGCGAGGCCGTGAAGCTAATCGCCGTGAGTAAAAACGTAACGACTAAAGAGGTTTTGGAGCTTTTTGGGCAAGGGCAAACGAGCTTTGGCGAAAACCGCGTGCAAGAGCTCAAAAATAAGAGCGAAATTTTATCAAATTTACCGATCGAGTGGCACTTCATCGGGCGACTTCAAAGCAACAAAATAAACCACCTACTAGCGCTCAAACCCGCTCTTTGGCAAAGCTGCGAGAGCGTAGAGGCTGCGCTTGCGGTGGATAAGAGGCTTGTTTGCGAGCTGCCTTGCCTGCTGCAAATAAACTCCGCGCGCGAAGACACAAAGCAAGGTATCTCGCCAGAAGCTGCCGAGACTGCGTTTTTACAAATCGCGCAGGAGTGTAAGTTTTTAAAACCCGTCGGCGTGATGAGTATCGGCGCGCACGTAGAGGACGAACGAGCCATACAAAAGAGCTTTGAGACTACGCGTAAAATTTACGAAAATCTGCAACCAAAGGGCGCAGAGATTTGCTCGATGGGGATGAGCGGCGACTTTGAGCTAGCGATAAAATGCGGCTCGAATATGATTCGTTTGGGGTCGATTTTGTATAGCTAG